In Xanthomonas sp. SI, the following are encoded in one genomic region:
- a CDS encoding thiol-disulfide oxidoreductase DCC family protein translates to MNRPDPARGAVPAAGADSAIVVFDGVCLLCSRWVRFLLRFDRRGRYRFASIQSASGRALLVGHGLDPDDPLSFLLLTPQRALTDSDAAIGVIAGLGGAWRVATVLLLLPRRWRDAGYRVLARNRYRWFGTSTQCFLPDPQQRSRFLE, encoded by the coding sequence TTGAACCGGCCTGACCCCGCGCGCGGCGCAGTGCCCGCGGCGGGCGCCGACAGCGCGATCGTGGTGTTCGACGGGGTATGCCTGCTGTGCAGCCGCTGGGTGCGTTTCCTGCTGCGCTTCGACCGCCGCGGCCGCTACCGGTTCGCGTCGATCCAATCGGCCAGCGGCCGCGCCTTGCTGGTCGGCCACGGGCTGGATCCGGACGACCCGCTGTCGTTCCTGCTGCTGACGCCGCAGCGTGCGTTGACCGATTCGGACGCGGCGATCGGCGTGATCGCCGGCCTCGGCGGCGCATGGCGTGTCGCGACGGTGTTGCTTCTGTTGCCGCGACGCTGGCGCGATGCCGGCTATCGGGTGCTGGCGCGCAACCGCTACCGCTGGTTCGGCACTTCGACGCAGTGTTTCCTGCCCGATCCGCAGCAGCGCTCGCGCTTTCTGGAGTGA
- a CDS encoding peptidoglycan recognition family protein produces MANSPTVRLPSDPLHPDHEMYQRLLTGVQDLHRGTPEQNANLAAALYADIRTRQPHMAARDIGQVVAGDPSARHPSVLALPRAGYHTHDPDPAALRFGVPMEAASRPAQQSLAPFGRETTIGQDGFLTDPGITHTPVAKIEHGAMSQVNGIVLHRTESNTAASTLSTWRTRAEATGAHFLIDTDGTIHQTVSVDRQAWHVGPVRSRGEVEGTITPGDQRELDAARGTTPAWRATAVRAVSGLESTRPYPERYPTNGDSVGIEVVGRYDAATKTWDPPTAAQTASIQRLVGTLQNNFGLNDHDVYQHDVISRKTPGEGAGLYTPVAPAAPAADAPGVSPAGPSR; encoded by the coding sequence ATGGCCAATTCGCCGACTGTTCGACTTCCCAGCGATCCGCTGCATCCCGACCACGAGATGTACCAGCGCCTACTGACTGGAGTACAGGACCTGCATCGTGGCACGCCCGAGCAGAATGCCAACCTGGCGGCTGCCTTGTACGCCGATATCCGCACGCGGCAACCGCATATGGCGGCGCGTGATATCGGTCAGGTCGTGGCGGGCGATCCGAGCGCGCGACACCCTTCCGTGCTCGCGCTGCCGAGGGCGGGTTACCACACGCACGATCCTGATCCTGCCGCCTTGCGATTCGGCGTGCCGATGGAAGCAGCCTCGCGGCCCGCGCAGCAATCGCTGGCGCCGTTCGGACGCGAAACCACGATCGGTCAGGATGGCTTCCTGACCGATCCGGGCATCACCCACACGCCGGTCGCAAAAATCGAACATGGCGCCATGTCGCAGGTGAATGGCATCGTGTTGCACCGGACCGAATCGAACACGGCAGCAAGCACGCTGAGTACATGGCGGACGCGTGCGGAAGCGACCGGTGCCCACTTCCTGATCGACACCGACGGCACCATCCACCAAACCGTCAGCGTTGACAGACAGGCCTGGCACGTGGGCCCGGTGCGTTCGCGCGGCGAAGTGGAGGGGACGATCACGCCCGGCGACCAGCGTGAACTCGATGCCGCCAGGGGCACGACGCCCGCGTGGCGGGCGACCGCGGTGCGCGCGGTCAGCGGCCTAGAATCCACACGGCCGTATCCTGAGCGCTATCCGACCAACGGCGACAGTGTCGGGATCGAGGTCGTCGGCCGCTACGACGCGGCAACGAAAACTTGGGACCCGCCGACAGCCGCGCAGACGGCGTCCATTCAACGGCTGGTGGGAACGTTGCAGAACAACTTCGGGCTAAACGACCATGACGTGTATCAGCATGATGTCATCTCGCGCAAAACCCCTGGCGAAGGAGCAGGCCTTTACACGCCTGTCGCGCCTGCTGCTCCTGCTGCCGATGCTCCTGGGGTGTCACCCGCAGGTCCGAGCAGATAG
- the otsB gene encoding trehalose-phosphatase, with protein sequence MADALPLRPPPPRLDDACALFLDVDGTLIEFADRPDGVHLLPEVREAIGRISDRLHGALALVSGRPLAQLDALFAPLRLPAAGLHGHELRSDVNARAAMPADTSQWLHGLHQRAAHLRQAHPGVLVEDKGASLALHWRAAPEAGAQVLAFAQSQIEALPGYRLQPGDHVVEFVPEGSDKGLALTALLRQPPFQGRRPVFVGDDLTDEFGFAAANAAGGWSVLVGTREHSVATYALPDPRGVHAWLRDNAA encoded by the coding sequence ATGGCAGACGCGCTCCCCCTCCGACCGCCGCCGCCGCGCCTGGACGATGCCTGCGCATTGTTCCTGGACGTGGACGGCACCCTCATCGAATTCGCCGATCGTCCCGACGGCGTGCACCTGCTGCCCGAGGTGCGCGAGGCGATCGGCCGCATCAGCGACCGCCTGCATGGCGCGCTGGCGCTGGTCAGCGGCCGTCCGCTTGCGCAGTTGGACGCGCTGTTCGCGCCCCTGCGCCTGCCGGCCGCCGGCCTGCACGGCCATGAACTGCGCAGCGACGTGAACGCCCGCGCGGCGATGCCGGCCGACACCTCGCAATGGCTGCACGGCCTGCACCAACGCGCCGCGCACCTGCGCCAGGCGCATCCCGGCGTACTGGTCGAAGACAAGGGCGCCAGCCTGGCATTGCACTGGCGCGCCGCGCCGGAAGCCGGCGCGCAGGTCTTGGCCTTCGCCCAGTCACAGATCGAGGCGCTGCCCGGCTACCGCCTGCAGCCCGGCGACCACGTGGTCGAGTTCGTGCCCGAGGGCAGCGACAAGGGCCTGGCGCTGACCGCGCTGCTGCGGCAGCCGCCGTTCCAGGGCCGCCGCCCGGTGTTCGTCGGCGACGACCTCACCGACGAGTTCGGCTTCGCCGCGGCCAATGCCGCCGGCGGCTGGAGCGTGCTGGTCGGTACGCGCGAACACAGCGTGGCGACGTACGCCTTGCCCGATCCGCGCGGCGTACACGCCTGGTTGCGCGACAACGCCGCATGA
- a CDS encoding glycoside hydrolase family 15 protein: MSSPTLDLGVIGNGSFGALVDKQARVVWSCLPAFDGDPAFCALLSPRDHDGGDFSIELEDFADSEQHYLANTAILRTVLRDAHGGAVEVIDFAPRWRNNGRFYRPVSIIRQVRPLSGNPRIRVLARPLADWGARKPESTWGSNHVRWLLPDFTLRLTTDVPVRFIRDELPFVLSHPVNLMLGVDESLTRSLTGYIQEAQERTEEYWREWVRYLSVPLDWQDAVIRSAITLKLCQYEDSGAIIAAMTTSIPEAPDTPRNWDYRYCWLRDAAFVVRALNRLGATRTMEQFLGYIFNIATTDGSLQPLYGIGFEAALEEHEVPSLAGYRGMGPVRRGNLAWIQKQHDVYGSVVLASTQLFFDLRLKDPGDKDTFLRLEPLGEHAFALHDVPDAGLWEFRGRAEVHTYTSAMCWAACDRLAKIAARLGLDARVAYWRERADRIHARVLAESWSAERGHFTDTFNGHRLDASLLLLADIGFMAPDDPRFVATVEAIGRDLKHGDALYRYVAPDDFGAPETSFTICTFWYIDALAAIGRKDEARELFERILARRNHLGLLSEDLAFDNGEAWGNFPQTYSHVGLIIAAMRLSRSWQEAS; encoded by the coding sequence ATGAGCTCCCCCACTCTCGACCTCGGCGTGATCGGCAATGGCAGTTTCGGCGCGCTGGTCGACAAGCAGGCCCGCGTGGTGTGGAGTTGCCTGCCGGCGTTCGACGGCGACCCGGCGTTCTGCGCGCTGCTGTCGCCGCGCGACCACGACGGCGGCGATTTCAGCATCGAACTGGAAGATTTCGCCGACAGCGAGCAGCACTACCTGGCCAACACCGCGATCCTGCGCACCGTGCTGCGCGACGCGCACGGCGGCGCGGTGGAAGTGATCGACTTCGCGCCGCGCTGGCGCAACAACGGCCGCTTCTACCGGCCGGTCAGCATCATCCGCCAGGTGCGGCCGCTGTCCGGCAACCCGCGCATCCGCGTGCTGGCGCGGCCGCTGGCCGACTGGGGCGCGCGCAAGCCGGAAAGCACCTGGGGCAGCAACCACGTGCGCTGGCTGCTGCCCGATTTCACCCTGCGCCTGACCACCGACGTGCCGGTGCGCTTCATCCGCGACGAACTGCCGTTCGTGCTCAGCCACCCGGTCAACCTGATGCTCGGCGTGGACGAATCGCTGACCCGCTCGCTGACCGGCTACATCCAGGAAGCGCAGGAACGCACCGAGGAATACTGGCGCGAGTGGGTGCGCTACCTGTCGGTGCCGCTGGACTGGCAGGACGCGGTGATCCGCAGCGCGATCACCCTCAAGCTGTGCCAGTACGAGGACAGCGGCGCGATCATCGCGGCGATGACCACCTCCATCCCCGAAGCGCCGGACACCCCGCGCAATTGGGACTACCGCTATTGCTGGCTGCGCGACGCCGCGTTCGTGGTGCGCGCGCTGAACCGGCTCGGCGCCACCCGCACCATGGAGCAGTTCCTCGGCTACATCTTCAACATCGCCACCACCGACGGCAGCCTGCAGCCGCTGTACGGCATCGGCTTCGAGGCGGCGCTGGAAGAACACGAAGTGCCGTCGCTGGCCGGCTACCGCGGCATGGGCCCGGTGCGGCGCGGCAACCTGGCCTGGATCCAGAAGCAGCACGACGTGTACGGCAGCGTGGTGCTGGCGTCCACGCAACTGTTCTTCGACCTGCGCCTGAAGGATCCCGGCGACAAGGACACCTTCCTGCGCCTGGAGCCGCTGGGCGAGCACGCGTTCGCGCTGCACGACGTCCCCGACGCCGGGCTGTGGGAATTCCGCGGCCGCGCCGAGGTGCACACCTACACCAGCGCGATGTGCTGGGCCGCCTGCGACCGCCTGGCCAAGATCGCCGCGCGGCTGGGCCTGGACGCGCGCGTCGCGTACTGGCGCGAACGCGCCGACCGCATCCACGCGCGGGTGCTGGCCGAGTCGTGGAGCGCCGAGCGCGGCCACTTCACCGACACTTTCAACGGCCATCGCCTGGACGCCTCGCTGCTGTTGCTGGCCGACATCGGCTTCATGGCCCCGGACGATCCGCGCTTCGTCGCCACGGTCGAGGCGATCGGCCGCGACCTCAAGCACGGCGACGCGCTGTACCGCTACGTGGCGCCGGACGATTTCGGCGCGCCGGAAACCAGCTTCACCATCTGTACGTTCTGGTACATCGACGCGCTCGCCGCGATCGGGCGCAAGGACGAAGCGCGCGAGCTGTTCGAGCGCATCCTCGCGCGCCGCAATCACCTGGGCTTGCTGTCGGAGGATCTAGCCTTCGACAACGGCGAGGCCTGGGGCAATTTCCCGCAGACCTACTCGCATGTCGGGTTGATCATCGCCGCGATGCGATTGTCGCGCAGCTGGCAGGAGGCTTCATGA
- the otsA gene encoding alpha,alpha-trehalose-phosphate synthase (UDP-forming) — MSRLVVVSNRVALPGENRAGGLAVGLLAALKERGGVWFGWSGKTVRGDSGAMHEQTQGDIRFVTMDLNRADLDAYYNGFANRTLWPLLHFRLDLVDYDRATREGYRRVNAMFAEKLAPLLREDDTVWIHDYHLIPLASLLRERGIGCRIGFFLHVPFPSADLIQALPDHARLFSGFYAYDLVGFQTQRDVDRFQAYVRLFGGGKVIKAGVLEAPGGRRFRAEKFPIGIDTELIAQQARAAVAKPAVRDLRSSLRDRQLAIGVDRLDYSKGLPERFLGFERYLERHPDQRGSLTYLQIAPVSRGDVTEYKQLRNQLEQIAGHINGGHAEPDWTPLRYVNRNFTHATLTGFYRAAQVGLVTPLRDGMNLVAKEYVAAQDPENPGVLVLSLLAGAADELKEALLVNPHDLDGVADAIATAASLPKAKRIERWQTMMEHLRKNDIGVWRQRYLQALER, encoded by the coding sequence ATGAGCAGACTCGTAGTGGTATCCAACCGCGTGGCGCTGCCCGGCGAGAACCGCGCCGGCGGCCTGGCGGTGGGCTTGCTCGCCGCGTTGAAGGAACGCGGCGGGGTGTGGTTCGGCTGGAGCGGCAAGACCGTGCGCGGCGACAGCGGCGCGATGCACGAGCAGACACAGGGCGACATCCGCTTCGTCACCATGGACCTCAACCGCGCCGACCTGGACGCGTACTACAACGGCTTCGCCAACCGCACGCTGTGGCCGCTGCTGCATTTCCGCCTGGACCTGGTCGACTACGACCGCGCCACCCGCGAGGGCTACCGCCGGGTCAACGCGATGTTCGCCGAGAAGCTGGCGCCGCTGCTGCGCGAAGACGACACGGTGTGGATCCACGACTACCACCTGATCCCGCTGGCCTCGCTGCTGCGCGAGCGCGGCATCGGCTGCCGCATCGGCTTCTTCCTGCACGTGCCATTCCCCTCGGCCGACCTGATCCAGGCCCTGCCCGACCATGCGCGGCTGTTCTCCGGCTTCTACGCCTACGACCTGGTCGGCTTCCAGACCCAGCGCGACGTGGACCGCTTCCAGGCCTACGTGCGCCTGTTCGGCGGCGGCAAGGTGATCAAGGCCGGCGTGCTGGAGGCGCCCGGCGGGCGCCGCTTCCGCGCCGAGAAATTCCCGATCGGCATCGACACCGAACTGATCGCGCAACAGGCGCGCGCGGCGGTGGCCAAGCCGGCGGTGCGCGACCTGCGCAGCAGCCTGCGCGATCGCCAACTGGCGATCGGCGTGGACCGGCTGGACTACTCCAAGGGCCTGCCCGAACGCTTCCTCGGCTTCGAGCGCTACCTGGAGCGGCATCCGGACCAGCGCGGCAGCCTGACCTATCTGCAGATCGCGCCGGTCTCGCGCGGCGACGTCACCGAATACAAGCAGCTGCGCAACCAGCTCGAACAGATCGCCGGGCACATCAACGGCGGCCACGCCGAGCCGGACTGGACGCCGCTGCGCTACGTCAACCGCAACTTCACCCACGCCACCCTGACCGGCTTCTACCGCGCCGCCCAGGTCGGCCTGGTGACGCCGCTGCGCGACGGCATGAACCTGGTGGCCAAGGAATACGTGGCCGCGCAGGACCCGGAGAATCCCGGCGTGCTGGTGCTGTCGCTGCTGGCCGGCGCCGCCGACGAACTGAAGGAAGCGCTGCTGGTCAATCCGCACGACCTGGACGGCGTCGCCGATGCGATCGCCACCGCTGCCTCGCTGCCCAAGGCCAAGCGCATCGAACGCTGGCAGACGATGATGGAGCACTTGCGCAAGAACGACATCGGCGTGTGGCGGCAGCGCTATCTGCAGGCGCTGGAGCGCTGA
- a CDS encoding DUF4166 domain-containing protein, producing MDRALSTPLFAQLLGPAFARLPPALRTLHSVPQRQRYRGQADVRRGRHPLLPLCAWLARLPPASATLPIEVTFSADAQGERWQRRFGTHAMPSRLWLQDGRLRERLGAVEFEFALRVDGAAIVWSAARAWAFGVLPLPRRWLAGVHCRESERDGRYAFLVEVALPWIGPFIRYKGWLEPA from the coding sequence GTGGATCGCGCACTGAGTACGCCGCTGTTCGCGCAGCTGCTGGGGCCGGCGTTCGCGCGGCTGCCGCCGGCGCTGCGCACGTTGCATTCGGTGCCGCAGCGGCAGCGCTACCGCGGCCAGGCCGACGTGCGCCGCGGCCGGCATCCGTTGCTACCGCTGTGCGCGTGGTTGGCGCGCCTGCCGCCGGCCAGCGCCACGCTGCCGATCGAGGTGACCTTCAGCGCCGACGCGCAGGGCGAGCGCTGGCAGCGCCGTTTCGGCACGCACGCGATGCCGTCGCGGCTATGGCTGCAGGACGGCCGGCTGCGCGAGCGCTTGGGCGCGGTCGAATTCGAGTTCGCGCTGCGCGTGGACGGGGCCGCGATCGTCTGGAGCGCCGCGCGCGCCTGGGCGTTCGGCGTGTTGCCGCTGCCGCGGCGCTGGCTGGCCGGCGTGCATTGCCGCGAAAGCGAGCGCGACGGCCGCTATGCGTTTCTGGTCGAGGTGGCGCTGCCGTGGATCGGTCCATTCATCCGTTACAAGGGCTGGCTTGAACCGGCCTGA
- a CDS encoding methyl-accepting chemotaxis protein — protein MTLPDAASPRPIGGSRLPPRALLFALAYALGLLAMALYALHLGRQLGPNGPALARLAPALAAAALLVAALSWAGTRRAAPSQRALQAVQALGEGRFEQRLDPAGDAADAALLRVIQTAQARLAARQAETEAELRRGRFVLQALDDLDTMVRIADDDGRVHFANRKLLQMLRAIEPDVQSFRPEFSAEQFVGGSIGDIYPDSQAAIDRMRALTGSKRVRAPFFGRQIDFVYSPITGADGVRLGTIAQWEEVTAQVNAEQALTAVIDAAAHGDFSRRLDTASMDGVLKSLAEGVNRISDSVESNLAALASALAALAEGDLTHRVDGDAQGVFARLREDTNRTVAKLTEIIVGIQGAVEAIRRAAMEIAAGNTDLSDRTEQQAASLEEAASSMEELTSAVKQNADNAQQANGLVHGTGEIAQSGGKVMDEVVATMSAISTSSRRIGEIISVIDGIAFQTNILALNAAVEAARAGEQGRGFAVVASEVRSLAQRSADAAKEIKHLIEDSTNKVTLGSGLVNRAGATMHEIVGSVQRVTGLIGEISAASAEQSSGIEQVNRTVMQLDEVTQRNAALVEEATAAARSMEEQAGGLATAVAVFRIEANRAQPGSGKVTPLLRGAR, from the coding sequence ATGACCTTGCCAGACGCCGCATCCCCTCGCCCAATCGGCGGCTCGCGCCTGCCCCCGCGCGCCTTGCTGTTCGCCCTGGCCTATGCGCTGGGCCTGTTGGCAATGGCGTTGTACGCGTTGCACCTCGGCCGCCAGCTCGGGCCGAACGGGCCGGCGCTGGCGCGGCTGGCGCCGGCGCTGGCCGCCGCGGCGCTGCTGGTGGCGGCGCTGTCCTGGGCCGGCACGCGGCGCGCGGCGCCGTCGCAGCGCGCGCTGCAGGCGGTGCAGGCGCTGGGCGAAGGCCGCTTCGAGCAACGCCTCGATCCCGCCGGCGATGCGGCCGACGCCGCGCTGCTGCGCGTGATACAGACGGCGCAGGCGCGGCTGGCCGCACGCCAGGCCGAGACCGAGGCCGAACTGCGCCGCGGCCGCTTCGTGCTCCAGGCGCTGGACGACCTGGACACCATGGTCCGCATCGCCGACGACGACGGCCGCGTGCATTTCGCCAACCGCAAGCTGCTGCAGATGCTGCGCGCGATCGAGCCCGACGTGCAGAGCTTCCGCCCCGAATTCAGCGCCGAGCAGTTCGTCGGCGGCAGCATCGGCGACATCTATCCGGACAGCCAAGCCGCGATCGACCGCATGCGCGCGCTGACCGGTTCCAAGCGCGTGCGCGCGCCGTTCTTCGGCCGCCAGATCGACTTCGTCTACAGCCCGATCACCGGCGCCGACGGCGTACGCCTGGGCACCATCGCGCAGTGGGAGGAAGTGACCGCGCAGGTCAATGCCGAGCAGGCACTGACCGCGGTGATCGACGCCGCCGCGCATGGCGATTTCAGCCGCCGCCTGGATACCGCGTCGATGGACGGCGTGCTCAAGTCATTGGCCGAGGGCGTCAACCGCATCTCCGATTCGGTGGAGAGCAACCTGGCGGCGCTGGCCAGTGCGCTGGCGGCGCTGGCCGAAGGCGACCTCACCCATCGCGTCGACGGCGACGCGCAGGGCGTGTTCGCGCGGCTGCGCGAGGACACCAACCGCACCGTGGCCAAGCTGACCGAGATCATCGTCGGCATCCAGGGCGCGGTCGAGGCGATCCGCCGCGCGGCGATGGAAATCGCCGCCGGCAACACCGACCTGTCCGACCGCACCGAGCAGCAGGCGGCCAGCCTGGAGGAAGCCGCCAGTTCGATGGAGGAACTGACCTCGGCGGTGAAGCAGAACGCCGACAACGCGCAGCAGGCCAACGGCCTGGTGCACGGCACCGGCGAGATCGCCCAGTCCGGCGGCAAGGTGATGGACGAGGTCGTCGCCACGATGAGCGCGATCAGCACCTCGTCGCGGCGCATCGGCGAGATCATCAGCGTCATCGACGGGATCGCGTTCCAGACCAACATCCTCGCGCTCAACGCCGCGGTCGAGGCCGCGCGCGCCGGCGAGCAGGGCCGCGGTTTCGCCGTGGTCGCCTCGGAAGTGCGCTCGCTGGCGCAGCGCTCGGCGGATGCGGCCAAGGAGATCAAGCATCTGATCGAGGACTCCACGAACAAGGTGACGCTGGGCTCGGGGCTGGTGAACCGCGCCGGCGCCACCATGCACGAGATCGTCGGCTCGGTGCAGCGCGTGACCGGGCTGATCGGCGAGATCAGCGCCGCCAGCGCCGAGCAATCCAGCGGCATCGAGCAGGTCAACCGCACGGTGATGCAACTGGACGAAGTGACCCAGCGCAATGCCGCGTTGGTGGAAGAAGCCACCGCCGCAGCGCGCAGCATGGAAGAACAGGCCGGCGGCCTGGCCACCGCGGTGGCGGTGTTCCGGATCGAAGCCAATCGCGCGCAGCCGGGCAGCGGCAAGGTCACCCCGCTGCTGCGCGGCGCCCGCTGA
- a CDS encoding membrane-bound PQQ-dependent dehydrogenase, glucose/quinate/shikimate family encodes MFVAYAVVIALIGAALAAMGGQLVAAGGSWYYLLAGLALAVSGVLLALGRRAGLWLFGLTLAATIAWALAEVGLDGWALIPRLAMISVLGLLLLPFWKVARRRLAPLSGLGYALVTGVLPVLGALLVFVPLFFPRTVELADPALAAQRPQVAFSRAAVSSPDGNVAANHDAGNWTAYAGSNLSNHYSPGAQITPDNVKDLKIAWEFHTGDLKPAGSKLGYAFQNTPLKVGDLVYICTPTQKVIAVEASTGKERWRFDPKTNPKAMAGVAATTCRGVSYFEATTPVAECAKRIFWPMVDGRLGALDAATGKLCESFGDHGYVDLNKDTGNTKPGFVGPTSPPVVMRGVVIQPTGQVRDGQERDAPSGVVRAFDAISGQLRWAWDLGNPSIDAAPPAGQTYTRSTPNVWSLMAADDELGLVYLPTGNASGDFFGKGRTPQEEEYTASLVAVDAATGKERWHFRTVNHDLWDYDIGPQPNLVDFPIPGGGTRPAVIQATKSGQVFVLDRETGKPIMPVQQLPVPQGTDHGDWTAKTQPVSPGMPNTVGAPSKGYETIVESDAWGITPFDQLACRIQFKQLRYEGMFTPPSLQGSLSFTGNHGGINWGGVSVDLQRGIMVMNSNRLPYTEHVYPRQEMNALGVVSVFNGKSKTPGYMAQEGLAYGARKEPWMSPLNTPCIAPPWGYVSGVDLRTQQVIWRRPLGTGYDQGPMGIPSKMKFELGTPNNSGSLATGGGVTFIGAALDNFLRGYDTQTGKLLWEVRVPAGPQAAPLSYTANGKQYIVAAIGGHDRMETKPGDSVIAWTLPDAAPAK; translated from the coding sequence CTGTTCGTCGCCTATGCCGTGGTCATCGCCCTGATCGGCGCCGCCCTGGCCGCGATGGGCGGCCAACTCGTCGCCGCCGGCGGCTCCTGGTACTACCTGCTCGCCGGCCTGGCCCTGGCCGTGTCCGGCGTGCTGCTGGCGCTCGGCCGCCGCGCCGGGCTGTGGCTGTTCGGCCTGACCCTGGCCGCGACCATCGCCTGGGCGCTGGCCGAAGTCGGCCTGGACGGCTGGGCGCTGATCCCGCGCCTGGCGATGATCTCGGTGCTGGGCCTGCTGCTGTTGCCGTTCTGGAAGGTGGCACGCCGGCGCCTGGCGCCGCTGTCCGGGCTGGGGTATGCGCTGGTCACCGGCGTGCTGCCGGTCCTCGGCGCGCTGCTGGTATTCGTGCCGCTGTTCTTCCCGCGCACCGTCGAATTGGCCGACCCCGCGCTGGCCGCGCAACGGCCACAGGTCGCCTTCAGCCGCGCCGCGGTGAGCAGCCCCGACGGCAACGTCGCCGCCAACCACGACGCCGGCAACTGGACCGCCTACGCCGGCTCCAACCTGTCCAACCACTACAGCCCCGGCGCGCAGATCACCCCGGACAACGTCAAGGACCTGAAGATCGCCTGGGAATTCCATACCGGCGACCTCAAGCCCGCCGGCTCCAAGCTCGGCTACGCGTTCCAGAACACCCCGCTGAAGGTCGGCGACCTGGTCTACATCTGCACCCCCACGCAGAAGGTGATCGCGGTCGAGGCCAGCACCGGCAAGGAGCGCTGGCGCTTCGATCCCAAGACCAACCCCAAGGCGATGGCCGGCGTCGCCGCCACCACCTGCCGCGGCGTGTCCTATTTCGAGGCCACCACCCCGGTCGCCGAATGCGCCAAGCGCATCTTCTGGCCGATGGTCGACGGCCGCCTGGGCGCGCTCGACGCCGCCACCGGCAAGCTGTGCGAGAGCTTCGGCGACCACGGCTATGTGGATCTGAACAAGGACACCGGCAACACCAAGCCCGGCTTCGTCGGCCCGACCTCGCCGCCGGTGGTGATGCGCGGCGTGGTGATCCAGCCCACCGGCCAGGTCCGCGACGGCCAGGAACGCGATGCGCCGTCCGGCGTGGTGCGCGCCTTCGACGCGATCAGCGGCCAGCTGCGCTGGGCCTGGGACCTGGGCAACCCGTCCATCGACGCCGCGCCGCCCGCCGGCCAGACCTATACCCGCTCGACCCCGAACGTGTGGTCGCTGATGGCCGCCGACGACGAACTGGGCCTGGTCTACCTGCCCACCGGCAACGCCTCCGGCGACTTCTTCGGCAAGGGCCGCACCCCGCAGGAAGAGGAATACACCGCCTCGCTGGTCGCCGTGGACGCGGCCACCGGCAAGGAGCGCTGGCACTTCCGCACGGTCAACCACGACCTGTGGGACTACGACATCGGCCCGCAGCCGAATCTGGTCGATTTCCCGATTCCCGGCGGCGGCACGCGCCCGGCGGTGATCCAGGCCACCAAGTCCGGCCAGGTGTTCGTGCTCGACCGCGAGACCGGCAAGCCGATCATGCCGGTGCAGCAACTGCCGGTGCCGCAGGGCACCGACCACGGCGACTGGACCGCCAAGACCCAGCCGGTGTCGCCGGGCATGCCCAACACCGTCGGCGCGCCGAGCAAGGGCTACGAGACCATCGTCGAATCCGACGCCTGGGGCATCACCCCGTTTGACCAGTTGGCCTGCCGCATCCAGTTCAAGCAGCTGCGCTACGAAGGCATGTTCACCCCGCCCAGCCTGCAGGGATCGCTGTCGTTCACCGGCAACCACGGCGGCATCAACTGGGGCGGCGTATCGGTGGACCTGCAGCGCGGCATCATGGTGATGAACAGCAACCGCCTGCCTTACACCGAACACGTCTACCCGCGGCAGGAGATGAACGCACTGGGCGTGGTCTCGGTGTTCAACGGCAAGAGCAAGACCCCCGGCTACATGGCGCAGGAAGGCCTGGCCTACGGCGCGCGCAAGGAACCGTGGATGTCGCCGCTGAACACGCCATGCATCGCCCCGCCATGGGGCTACGTCTCCGGCGTGGACCTGCGCACCCAGCAGGTGATCTGGCGGCGTCCGCTGGGCACCGGCTACGACCAGGGCCCGATGGGCATCCCGTCGAAGATGAAGTTCGAGCTGGGCACGCCGAACAACAGCGGCTCGCTAGCCACCGGCGGCGGCGTCACCTTCATCGGCGCGGCGCTGGACAACTTCCTGCGCGGCTACGACACCCAGACCGGCAAGCTGCTGTGGGAAGTGCGGGTGCCGGCCGGCCCGCAGGCCGCGCCGCTGAGCTATACGGCGAACGGCAAGCAGTACATCGTCGCCGCGATCGGCGGCCACGACCGCATGGAAACCAAGCCCGGCGACAGCGTGATCGCCTGGACCCTGCCGGACGCCGCGCCGGCGAAGTAA